In Pseudomonadota bacterium, the genomic stretch ATGGACCATTTTTCTTGTTGCCTTGTCGTACCTGTTTTTCCTGAAAAAAGATACAATCTGGCTGATACTGGGAACAATAGCCGTTTCTCTATTCCTTTTCCGGTTACCATGAAAAAATCACATTTACACGGCCCGTTTACGGCGAACAAAACCTTGAATGCCCAGCAAGCCCATTGGGAAAAGACGTTTTTAGAAAGGGGCGACATGTTTGGTCTCGAGCCAAGTTACGCTGCCCGCAGGGCGTCAGAGGCATTCAAGGGAAAAGGCGGCATTAAGATTCTGGAACTTGGCGGTGGTCAGGGACGCGACACCCTCTTTTTTGCAGGCGAGGGTTTCCGGGTTAATGTACTTGATTACAGCAATGAGGGGCTTAAAGCAATCAGGGAAAAGTCGCAAAAACTTGGAGTCTCACAATCCATTGTAACACTACTGCATGACATCAGACAAAACCTTCCCTTTGAGGATGAATCCTTTGACGGTTGTTTTT encodes the following:
- a CDS encoding class I SAM-dependent methyltransferase; protein product: MKKSHLHGPFTANKTLNAQQAHWEKTFLERGDMFGLEPSYAARRASEAFKGKGGIKILELGGGQGRDTLFFAGEGFRVNVLDYSNEGLKAIREKSQKLGVSQSIVTLLHDIRQNLPFEDESFDGCFSHMFYCMALTTAELEFISQEIRRVLKPEGLNIYTVRNTNDAHYQTGIHRGEDMWEVGGFTVHFFNREKVEHLAEGYTITGIEEFEEGNLPRRLFLVTLKKDRNVSNTIKSPRSKKPGKQQEET